From a single Intestinibaculum porci genomic region:
- a CDS encoding IS110 family RNA-guided transposase — translation MITSGIDIGKNSHVISVIDQDTGVPLVKPTSFTNNFEGFKKLDKILEPYSEKNLRVGMEDTGHYHFNLLHHLLKEGYSTYLINPSKTDAERKLTGNITKNDQQDSMQIADILAYPARKKLYRKVDMTFFSMDEQKSLTRLHADLTEQLCPIGNKIQKSLDILFPEYNSLFGGHYGKTYMKILMTFKSAANIAEADISDIKEAMKHNGRGRGVSFTAEDLQALARNSVAQANKGEEYALEARLDQYTVVAEQLEKVDKKIEELSKETNSPMLTIPGISHLSCTTILAEIRCIGNFNSAAKLTKFAGVAPKHYESSQFDAKHCSISKKGNKYLRKILYQIITPVINNNKVFKDYYDKKISEGKSHRCAQGHCVRKLLRIIFHILATGEGFDPDKLK, via the coding sequence ATGATTACATCAGGAATTGACATTGGAAAGAATTCCCATGTCATCTCAGTCATTGATCAGGATACAGGCGTTCCGCTAGTCAAGCCGACATCCTTCACCAACAACTTTGAAGGATTCAAGAAGCTCGACAAAATTCTAGAACCGTATTCAGAAAAAAATCTGAGAGTCGGCATGGAAGATACCGGACACTATCACTTCAATCTTCTCCATCATCTTCTTAAAGAAGGATACAGCACGTATCTCATTAACCCTTCAAAGACAGATGCAGAAAGAAAGTTAACCGGAAACATCACAAAAAATGATCAGCAGGATTCAATGCAGATTGCAGATATTCTAGCATATCCAGCAAGAAAGAAGCTTTACCGAAAGGTTGATATGACCTTCTTTTCCATGGACGAGCAGAAAAGTCTTACGCGTCTGCACGCAGATCTTACGGAACAGCTGTGTCCAATAGGCAATAAAATACAGAAGTCGCTGGACATCCTGTTTCCCGAATACAACAGCTTATTTGGCGGCCATTATGGCAAAACCTATATGAAGATCCTTATGACCTTTAAATCAGCCGCTAACATTGCCGAAGCTGACATTAGCGATATCAAGGAAGCAATGAAGCATAACGGCCGAGGAAGAGGCGTTAGCTTTACTGCTGAGGACCTCCAGGCACTAGCAAGAAATTCGGTTGCACAGGCAAATAAAGGCGAGGAATACGCCCTTGAGGCCCGACTTGATCAGTACACTGTGGTAGCAGAGCAGCTTGAAAAAGTGGATAAAAAAATAGAAGAGCTGTCAAAAGAAACAAACTCTCCTATGTTAACCATTCCAGGAATTTCACACCTTTCCTGTACCACCATTCTAGCTGAAATACGCTGCATTGGCAACTTCAATTCGGCAGCAAAGCTTACAAAATTTGCAGGAGTAGCTCCAAAGCACTACGAATCAAGCCAGTTTGACGCTAAGCACTGCTCAATATCCAAGAAAGGCAACAAGTATCTGAGAAAGATACTCTATCAGATAATAACGCCTGTCATTAACAATAATAAGGTCTTCAAGGACTACTATGACAAGAAGATCAGCGAAGGAAAGAGCCATAGGTGTGCACAGGGCCACTGCGTAAGAAAGCTTCTCAGGATCATCTTCCACATTCTTGCGACTGGCGAAGGCTTTGATCCAGACAAGCTGAAGTAG
- a CDS encoding ArsR/SmtB family transcription factor, which yields MTHYQTGKIHHMSEDELGDLAELFKMFGDSTRIKILYDLFDGEKNVSEITEDLDMTQSAISHQLKILKTSKLITSRREGKAMYYRLADDHVKTIIAMGKEHIEE from the coding sequence ATGACTCATTATCAAACAGGGAAAATACATCATATGAGCGAAGATGAATTAGGGGATCTCGCTGAACTCTTTAAGATGTTTGGCGATTCGACAAGAATCAAAATCTTATATGATCTCTTTGATGGCGAAAAGAACGTCTCAGAGATTACGGAAGATTTAGATATGACCCAGAGTGCTATTTCTCATCAGCTCAAAATACTCAAAACATCAAAACTGATTACCAGCCGCCGGGAAGGCAAGGCGATGTATTATCGCTTAGCTGATGATCATGTGAAAACGATTATTGCCATGGGCAAAGAACATATTGAAGAATAG
- a CDS encoding HD domain-containing protein — MRKKLNTLMKTMIDYYEGDPKRIQHFIKVASLAKEIASLEDCDKEVMHLVEATGYVHDIGIRKAEKEVGYSTPKLQEEYGPDLAKEMMEKLHFKADFIDRVCFIVGHHHTIKAVDGLDFQIIIEADFLVNAYEDDMPKSAIINARDHFFKTASGIAIINAMFGLDK, encoded by the coding sequence ATGAGAAAGAAACTCAATACACTCATGAAAACGATGATTGATTATTATGAAGGCGATCCTAAACGCATCCAGCACTTTATTAAAGTAGCGTCACTAGCGAAAGAGATCGCTTCCTTGGAAGACTGTGACAAAGAAGTGATGCACTTAGTGGAAGCAACTGGCTACGTCCATGATATCGGCATTCGTAAAGCGGAAAAGGAAGTGGGCTATTCTACGCCTAAGCTGCAGGAAGAATATGGCCCTGATCTGGCAAAGGAAATGATGGAAAAACTGCATTTTAAAGCGGACTTTATTGATCGTGTCTGCTTTATTGTTGGTCATCATCATACAATCAAAGCCGTTGATGGCCTAGATTTCCAGATTATTATTGAAGCGGACTTTTTAGTCAATGCGTATGAAGATGATATGCCTAAATCAGCGATTATTAATGCTCGCGATCATTTCTTCAAAACCGCATCTGGCATCGCCATCATCAACGCGATGTTTGGTCTAGACAAATAG
- a CDS encoding LysR family transcriptional regulator, whose translation MNTKLDQYRIFNEAAQALSFSKAAKNLYISQSAISQTITALEKELDTTLFVRHAKGVSLTKEGRLLYQETAQALSLIEKAENNLINLKELKGGDFVIGAPDTLCVHYLTPYLVKFRERYPLVHVRVVNGTSLETIKRLKSGQLDLAFVNLPFDDEAIITKPCLTVHDIFVSGHPDDHLYSYKELSHKKLIMLERLSNSRRYVDHIFAKEGIHLSPEMELGAHELLLNFAKNDLGISVVIKEFSQMMLDHQEIYELHLEKPLPERSIGYAYASRLSLSQAASKFIELLNNAA comes from the coding sequence ATGAATACTAAATTAGATCAATACCGCATCTTTAACGAAGCGGCTCAGGCTCTCTCTTTTTCCAAAGCGGCCAAAAATCTCTATATCTCTCAGTCAGCCATCTCCCAGACGATCACCGCCTTAGAGAAAGAGCTCGATACCACCCTTTTTGTCCGTCACGCGAAAGGTGTTTCTTTAACCAAAGAAGGCCGGCTGCTTTATCAGGAGACAGCCCAGGCTTTATCGCTTATCGAAAAAGCAGAAAATAACCTGATCAACTTAAAGGAACTCAAAGGCGGAGACTTTGTCATCGGGGCTCCCGATACGCTATGTGTTCATTATTTAACGCCTTATTTAGTGAAGTTTCGTGAACGCTATCCCCTTGTTCATGTCCGCGTTGTCAATGGCACATCTTTAGAAACGATCAAACGCCTTAAAAGCGGGCAGTTAGACTTAGCTTTTGTCAATCTGCCTTTTGATGATGAGGCCATTATCACCAAGCCCTGTTTAACGGTTCATGACATCTTTGTCTCCGGTCATCCGGATGACCATTTGTATTCTTATAAAGAGCTATCCCATAAAAAGCTGATTATGTTAGAGCGCTTATCTAATTCCCGCCGCTATGTTGATCATATCTTTGCGAAAGAAGGCATCCATCTTTCTCCAGAAATGGAATTAGGCGCACATGAGCTGCTGCTCAACTTTGCGAAAAATGACTTAGGCATCTCGGTGGTGATCAAAGAATTCAGCCAAATGATGTTAGATCATCAGGAGATCTATGAATTACACTTAGAAAAGCCCTTGCCAGAGCGCTCAATTGGTTATGCCTATGCTTCTCGTTTATCATTGTCCCAGGCCGCCAGTAAATTTATTGAATTGCTTAATAACGCAGCTTAA
- a CDS encoding 4Fe-4S dicluster domain-containing protein: protein MASLDDVMRVLSGMSTIDQLNDNVSYMDDFQPLNSDEINTIKKAQDIMRALDSIACTACHYCTPGCPQQIPIPEIFEAMNRKLLFHDDEAALKRYHQKTNGKSKAKDCIACGQCKFAFRSILPS from the coding sequence GTGGCTTCTTTAGATGATGTCATGAGGGTTTTATCTGGAATGAGCACGATCGATCAGTTAAATGATAACGTCTCTTACATGGATGACTTTCAGCCATTAAATAGCGATGAAATCAATACTATTAAAAAGGCGCAGGACATTATGCGCGCCTTAGATTCCATTGCCTGCACAGCTTGTCATTACTGCACCCCAGGGTGCCCACAGCAGATTCCGATTCCGGAAATCTTTGAAGCGATGAATCGTAAACTGCTTTTCCATGATGATGAAGCGGCCCTTAAACGTTATCATCAGAAAACCAACGGAAAATCTAAAGCAAAAGATTGTATTGCCTGCGGGCAATGTAAGTTTGCCTTCCGCAGCATCTTACCATCATAG
- a CDS encoding heavy metal translocating P-type ATPase: MLEMSDKLKKDLKMIGSGLIAYIIVVIIDHSGLLAHVPYRLLLTFLLYLIPYIIVGGEVVKKALIGIKNKQMFDESFLMAVATFGAFATGENAEAVAVMLFYQVGEWFQSYAVGKSRKNISDLMDIEPEYANIERDGKVEECDPYDVEVGDTLVIKPGERVPVDGEVIEGSSLVNTSALTGESVPRSVKQGDEIISGCVNGEGLLKIRATKMYEDSTVAKILDLVENASSKKSKVENFITRFARIYTPAVVFAALALALIPPLFVGHWMTWIYRACTFLVISCPCALVISVPLAFFGGIGAASKAGVLVKGSNYLESVAHLTTVVSDKTGTLTKGVFQVNDVKTKEDPQKVLYYAALAEHLSTHPIANSIKQAYQGSLDEQIIKNITNVAGQGVICETSIGTIYVGNKRLMEEQKIAYENSEDAVSTIVYVAKDAKFLGTILISDEIKPEAKAAIEEMKAAGVKDVVMLTGDKKSVGDAVGKQLGVDEVYSELLPGDKVEKVEALLKSTDEKHTLAFIGDGINDAPVLARADVGIAMGSLGSDAAIEAADVVIMDDNIKRIPAIIRIARKTIAISNQNIIFSLAVKFAVLILGAVGLANMWMAVFADVGVAVIAIINSMRALRTK, encoded by the coding sequence ATGTTAGAAATGTCAGATAAACTCAAAAAAGATTTAAAGATGATTGGCAGTGGCCTGATTGCCTATATTATCGTCGTGATCATCGATCATAGCGGTTTATTAGCGCATGTGCCTTATCGTTTATTGCTCACGTTTCTGCTTTACTTGATTCCTTATATCATCGTTGGCGGAGAAGTGGTGAAGAAAGCGCTCATCGGTATCAAAAACAAACAGATGTTTGATGAATCCTTCTTGATGGCGGTTGCGACTTTTGGCGCTTTCGCCACTGGCGAAAACGCTGAAGCCGTTGCGGTAATGCTCTTTTACCAAGTCGGTGAGTGGTTCCAGTCTTATGCCGTTGGAAAATCCCGTAAAAATATTAGTGACCTCATGGATATTGAGCCGGAATATGCCAATATTGAAAGAGACGGCAAAGTTGAAGAATGTGATCCTTATGACGTGGAAGTTGGGGATACATTAGTCATTAAACCAGGCGAACGTGTGCCTGTCGATGGTGAAGTCATCGAAGGCAGTTCGCTGGTAAATACCAGTGCTTTAACTGGTGAAAGTGTCCCGCGCAGCGTAAAGCAGGGTGATGAAATCATTTCCGGCTGTGTCAATGGGGAAGGGTTACTGAAGATTCGGGCGACGAAGATGTATGAAGATTCAACCGTTGCAAAGATTCTTGATTTAGTTGAAAATGCTTCTTCTAAAAAGTCTAAAGTTGAAAACTTTATTACCCGCTTTGCCCGGATTTATACCCCTGCGGTCGTTTTTGCGGCTTTAGCTTTAGCCCTTATTCCGCCCTTATTTGTCGGTCACTGGATGACTTGGATTTATCGTGCCTGCACGTTCCTCGTTATTTCCTGCCCTTGCGCGTTAGTTATTTCCGTGCCATTAGCCTTCTTTGGCGGGATTGGCGCCGCTTCAAAAGCCGGCGTCTTAGTCAAAGGGTCGAACTACTTGGAATCCGTTGCCCATTTAACAACGGTTGTCTCTGATAAAACTGGGACATTAACCAAAGGGGTCTTCCAGGTCAATGACGTAAAAACCAAAGAAGATCCACAAAAAGTCTTATATTATGCGGCGTTAGCCGAACATTTATCAACGCATCCGATTGCCAATTCCATCAAACAGGCCTATCAAGGTTCATTAGATGAACAGATCATCAAAAACATTACCAATGTGGCTGGCCAGGGCGTGATCTGTGAAACGAGCATTGGCACTATTTATGTTGGTAATAAGCGTTTAATGGAAGAACAGAAGATTGCTTATGAAAATAGTGAAGATGCGGTGAGTACCATTGTCTATGTGGCTAAAGATGCCAAGTTCTTAGGCACCATCCTCATCTCCGATGAAATCAAACCGGAAGCCAAAGCGGCGATTGAAGAAATGAAAGCTGCGGGCGTAAAAGATGTCGTGATGTTAACCGGGGATAAGAAATCTGTTGGTGACGCAGTAGGAAAACAGTTAGGCGTCGATGAAGTATACAGTGAATTATTACCGGGCGATAAAGTGGAGAAAGTGGAAGCATTACTCAAATCCACAGATGAAAAACATACTTTAGCCTTTATTGGTGATGGCATCAACGATGCGCCGGTCTTAGCCCGCGCCGATGTCGGGATTGCGATGGGATCACTGGGCAGTGATGCGGCTATTGAAGCGGCCGATGTCGTGATTATGGATGATAATATCAAACGTATTCCAGCGATTATTCGTATCGCCCGTAAAACGATCGCTATCTCTAATCAAAATATCATCTTCTCTTTAGCGGTAAAGTTTGCGGTCTTAATCTTAGGGGCGGTTGGTTTAGCCAATATGTGGATGGCCGTCTTTGCGGATGTCGGCGTGGCTGTCATCGCGATTATTAATAGTATGCGCGCTTTGCGAACAAAATAA
- a CDS encoding DUF2971 domain-containing protein, protein MHRFISLDHVGKDELLYHYTKCKSVQSILKTGVLYATRSSFLNDTNEMAYIIEVAKKMLKDVKNQDYVCLLDQQIVATMEDFARTDIFVISFSINPDDITLWAEFGESTGYNIAFDAKSLIRGINAHNSIYCHGHVIYDEKKQKDLIYHLLTEVIASKVGKPFETIMDEELRHPGSPDFKALSTKFRSLMGVYAMFFKQKEFAAEQEYRIVFKNPNKSQICFREQDGFLLPYIKIRIGEGKLPIRGMTVAPKNHVDLARKGMEVYLDYLGYHVPIELSQLKLRY, encoded by the coding sequence ATGCATCGATTTATATCCTTAGATCATGTTGGCAAAGATGAATTGTTATATCACTATACAAAATGTAAGAGTGTGCAGTCGATTCTCAAAACGGGGGTGCTATATGCGACTAGAAGCAGCTTTTTAAATGATACTAATGAAATGGCTTATATTATCGAAGTGGCCAAGAAGATGTTAAAAGATGTCAAGAATCAGGATTATGTCTGTTTATTAGACCAGCAGATTGTGGCGACGATGGAAGATTTTGCCCGAACCGATATTTTTGTCATTTCTTTTTCCATTAACCCTGATGATATTACCTTATGGGCGGAATTTGGCGAAAGCACGGGTTATAACATTGCCTTTGATGCCAAATCGCTGATCCGCGGGATCAATGCCCATAACTCCATCTATTGTCATGGTCATGTCATTTATGATGAGAAAAAGCAGAAGGATCTGATTTATCACTTACTAACTGAAGTGATCGCTAGTAAAGTCGGGAAACCATTTGAAACGATTATGGATGAAGAGTTAAGACATCCTGGTTCGCCAGACTTTAAAGCCTTAAGTACAAAGTTTCGCTCCTTAATGGGGGTTTATGCAATGTTTTTTAAGCAGAAAGAATTTGCGGCCGAACAGGAATACCGCATCGTCTTTAAAAATCCTAATAAATCGCAAATTTGTTTTCGCGAACAGGATGGCTTCCTCTTACCTTATATCAAAATCCGCATTGGTGAAGGAAAGCTGCCTATTCGGGGCATGACCGTTGCTCCAAAAAATCATGTCGATTTAGCCCGTAAAGGGATGGAAGTGTATCTCGATTATTTAGGCTATCACGTTCCTATTGAGCTTTCTCAGCTTAAGCTGCGTTATTAA
- the iscB gene encoding RNA-guided endonuclease IscB, with protein sequence MSVCVVAPDKKPLMPTSEYRARKLLKNGKAVIFKHKPFTIMLTRIVSENMQPIEYCCDTGYKHIGVSIKSEKHEYFDCQFDMLQDEKKRHDDRRKMRRARRNRLRYRKPRFDNRTASKKEGWLAPSLRNIRDQHIRIFERFLEVMPIVSATFEMGSFDVHAMHEFEATGTVLKGDDYQKGPRYGMNTLRKAIFYRDNYTCQVCGETADEGAILRVHHIGFETGDHTNRMSNLLTVCTKCHTSANHKPGGKLYDLKPRTKPFNGAAFMNAVRWQMFRTLKSTHPDLEWHMTYGAATQEARRVLHLEKSHANDAYAMGEFHPRRRTPFMHFQKLRRNNRILEKFFDAKYVDARDGKTKKGAELSCGRTARSESRHSEKNLRVFRERKVSKGRRVIRRSHYKLRPGDTVVIGGEKHRAKGVHNKGTYVVTDAKKSVPVKKVEKIIHAGGYMPVK encoded by the coding sequence ATGAGCGTATGCGTTGTAGCGCCGGATAAAAAGCCGCTGATGCCGACAAGCGAGTATCGCGCAAGAAAGCTGCTGAAAAACGGCAAGGCCGTCATCTTTAAACATAAGCCGTTCACGATCATGCTTACAAGAATCGTAAGCGAGAATATGCAGCCGATCGAGTACTGCTGCGATACGGGATACAAACATATTGGTGTATCCATCAAATCAGAAAAACACGAGTATTTTGACTGCCAATTTGACATGCTTCAGGATGAGAAGAAGCGGCATGATGACCGCCGGAAAATGCGCCGCGCAAGAAGAAACAGACTCCGCTACAGAAAGCCCCGTTTTGATAATCGGACAGCTTCCAAAAAGGAAGGATGGCTGGCGCCGTCGCTGAGAAACATCCGCGATCAGCATATCCGTATTTTTGAGCGGTTCCTTGAGGTCATGCCGATAGTTTCAGCCACGTTTGAAATGGGCTCGTTTGACGTCCACGCCATGCATGAGTTTGAGGCAACAGGCACCGTGCTTAAAGGCGATGATTATCAGAAAGGGCCGCGATACGGCATGAACACGCTGAGAAAAGCCATTTTCTATCGTGACAATTACACATGCCAGGTGTGCGGGGAAACCGCGGATGAAGGCGCTATTCTGAGAGTGCATCATATCGGCTTCGAAACAGGCGATCATACGAACCGCATGAGCAATCTGCTGACCGTCTGCACAAAATGCCATACTTCGGCAAACCACAAGCCGGGCGGAAAGCTGTACGACCTGAAGCCTAGGACGAAGCCGTTTAACGGCGCAGCCTTCATGAACGCTGTCAGATGGCAGATGTTCAGAACGCTGAAAAGCACCCACCCTGATTTAGAATGGCACATGACATATGGCGCTGCTACGCAGGAGGCAAGAAGAGTCCTACACCTTGAAAAGTCGCATGCCAATGACGCCTACGCCATGGGAGAATTCCATCCAAGACGCAGGACGCCTTTTATGCATTTTCAGAAGCTGAGACGGAATAACCGCATCCTTGAAAAATTCTTTGATGCAAAATACGTTGATGCGCGAGACGGCAAGACAAAGAAAGGTGCAGAGCTGTCATGCGGACGCACAGCCAGAAGCGAGTCAAGACACTCCGAGAAGAACCTTCGCGTATTCAGAGAGCGGAAAGTTTCGAAAGGCAGACGCGTGATCAGAAGAAGCCACTATAAACTGCGTCCTGGCGATACTGTTGTTATTGGTGGAGAGAAGCATAGGGCAAAGGGCGTTCATAACAAAGGCACATATGTTGTGACAGACGCCAAGAAGTCAGTGCCTGTTAAGAAAGTAGAGAAGATTATTCATGCAGGTGGGTATATGCCTGTTAAATAG
- a CDS encoding amidohydrolase family protein, translated as MKYAIKNAIVLDGTREMVPQDDVIVLVNEDRIEAIVPSSYDTKGYEDLNLQGQYLMPGLINLDVHLPFSGKVSKRQMNPITKTKMATALPLTRKMTMKKCIEAAKTQLMSGVTTIRTTGGIEDFDTKIRDFVSDHTVVGPRIIAANKAISVPGAPLAGSLAYEVNSDEEVAMYVHKLAEEGVDYIKIVITGDMHEPDDEPGVLKMPASYVRTAVINAHELGLKVTAHVQGQIGLSVALDNKVDVIEHGSVLSKGMADTFKTNPSVAVCTISPTIPYAYLDESQTFASADAHHAGKVILRGMSEGAKACIAHRIPVGLGTVSGSPFVTHYDMWRELVYFTHYCHVDNNFALHTATCVNAKILGKEFSIGTIESGKCADLIVTKNNPLDDLSALRDLSYVITKGQIIETPRSNVILTLIRS; from the coding sequence ATGAAATATGCCATTAAAAATGCCATCGTCTTAGACGGTACCAGAGAAATGGTGCCTCAGGATGATGTGATTGTCTTAGTGAATGAAGATCGCATTGAAGCGATCGTTCCTTCATCTTACGATACCAAAGGATATGAAGACCTCAATTTACAAGGTCAGTATTTAATGCCGGGTCTCATTAATTTAGATGTCCATCTGCCTTTTTCTGGCAAAGTCAGTAAACGGCAGATGAATCCGATTACCAAAACCAAAATGGCCACGGCTTTGCCTCTGACGCGTAAGATGACGATGAAAAAATGTATCGAAGCCGCCAAAACCCAGTTGATGAGCGGGGTGACCACCATTCGGACAACTGGCGGGATCGAAGACTTCGATACCAAAATTCGTGATTTTGTCAGTGATCATACCGTTGTCGGCCCACGTATTATCGCCGCCAACAAAGCCATTTCTGTGCCAGGAGCGCCGCTAGCGGGCTCGTTAGCGTACGAAGTCAACAGCGATGAAGAAGTCGCGATGTATGTCCATAAGCTTGCCGAGGAAGGCGTCGATTATATTAAAATTGTCATTACCGGCGATATGCATGAACCAGATGATGAACCAGGCGTTCTCAAAATGCCTGCCTCTTATGTCCGTACGGCCGTGATCAATGCCCATGAATTAGGTCTCAAAGTGACGGCTCATGTTCAGGGACAGATCGGCTTATCGGTCGCTCTTGACAACAAAGTTGATGTCATTGAACATGGTTCCGTCTTGTCTAAAGGGATGGCTGATACCTTTAAAACTAACCCAAGCGTTGCTGTCTGCACCATTTCGCCAACCATTCCTTATGCTTATTTAGACGAAAGTCAGACCTTTGCGAGCGCTGATGCCCATCATGCCGGCAAGGTTATTTTACGCGGTATGAGTGAAGGGGCGAAAGCCTGCATTGCCCATCGCATTCCAGTGGGACTAGGCACCGTCAGCGGTTCGCCATTTGTGACCCATTATGATATGTGGCGAGAACTTGTTTACTTTACGCATTACTGCCATGTTGACAATAACTTTGCGCTGCATACAGCGACCTGTGTCAATGCGAAGATCTTAGGCAAAGAGTTTAGCATCGGGACCATTGAATCTGGGAAATGCGCTGATTTGATTGTGACTAAAAACAATCCGCTTGATGATTTATCCGCTTTACGTGATTTATCTTATGTCATCACCAAAGGTCAGATTATTGAAACCCCCAGGTCGAACGTAATTCTGACATTGATCAGATCCTAG
- a CDS encoding adenylosuccinate synthase, with translation MAGVVVVGSQWGDEGKGKVTDYLAQQADLVVRYSGGNNAGHTIVYDGKKFALRLIPSGIFTTGEVVMGNGMVINPKALLEEIKYLNDAGIKTDKMHISDRAHIILPYHIEIDHLEEELRGDAAIGTTGRGIGPTYVDKYDRVGIRMGEFINEELFNKKLHQVVAFKKKLYPNLQADADAIFEEYKEYAKVLAPMVEDTGAFLDECFQAGKKVLFEGAQGTMLDIDYGTYPFVTSSNPGANGACSGASVGPLYFSDVVGIVKAYTTRVGAGAFPTELHNELGDQIREAGHEYGTVTKRPRRVGWFDAVVVNQSRRMSSLTGISLMLLDVLTGIDTLKLCTAYKLDGKEIHSLPANIEDLERCVPVYEEMPGWSEDISSVTSFEELPVNAQNYIKRIEELVHCPVIMFSVGPDRKQTIVLKEVF, from the coding sequence ATGGCAGGTGTTGTCGTAGTAGGCAGCCAGTGGGGCGATGAAGGCAAAGGTAAAGTCACCGATTACCTCGCTCAGCAGGCTGATTTAGTCGTAAGATATTCAGGAGGGAATAATGCAGGGCATACCATCGTTTATGATGGCAAGAAATTTGCGTTAAGACTGATTCCAAGTGGTATTTTCACTACCGGAGAAGTCGTTATGGGCAATGGGATGGTTATTAACCCTAAAGCTCTTCTGGAAGAAATCAAATACTTGAATGATGCAGGCATCAAAACAGATAAAATGCATATCTCAGATCGTGCGCATATCATTCTTCCTTATCACATTGAAATTGATCATTTAGAAGAAGAATTACGTGGTGATGCAGCGATCGGAACAACCGGGCGCGGGATCGGTCCAACTTATGTGGACAAATATGACCGTGTCGGGATCCGCATGGGTGAATTCATTAATGAAGAATTATTCAATAAGAAATTACATCAGGTTGTCGCTTTCAAAAAGAAACTGTATCCAAACTTACAGGCTGATGCCGATGCGATCTTTGAAGAATACAAAGAATACGCGAAAGTGTTAGCACCAATGGTCGAAGATACTGGGGCTTTCTTAGATGAATGTTTCCAGGCGGGTAAGAAAGTCTTATTTGAAGGCGCTCAGGGGACTATGTTAGATATTGACTATGGAACTTATCCATTCGTCACATCTTCTAACCCAGGGGCGAACGGCGCTTGCTCTGGCGCTTCCGTTGGTCCATTATATTTCTCTGATGTTGTCGGGATCGTCAAAGCCTATACAACCCGTGTTGGGGCGGGCGCCTTCCCAACGGAATTACATAACGAATTAGGTGATCAAATCCGTGAAGCTGGTCATGAATATGGCACCGTAACAAAACGTCCAAGACGTGTCGGCTGGTTTGATGCGGTCGTTGTCAATCAGTCTCGCCGGATGTCTTCATTAACCGGTATTTCATTAATGCTGCTGGATGTTTTAACGGGTATTGATACCTTAAAATTATGTACAGCGTATAAGTTAGACGGCAAAGAAATCCATTCTTTACCAGCTAATATTGAAGACTTAGAACGCTGCGTCCCTGTTTATGAAGAAATGCCAGGCTGGAGCGAAGATATTTCTTCCGTAACTTCATTTGAAGAATTACCAGTCAACGCGCAAAACTACATTAAACGTATTGAAGAATTAGTCCATTGTCCAGTGATCATGTTCTCAGTAGGACCTGATCGTAAACAGACAATTGTCTTAAAAGAAGTCTTTTAA